The region CGGATAGGGAAATCCTGCAGCTTAATCTCAGGCAGGAAACCTTTGGACTCAGAGCGCTGGCCATGATAAACTTCGGGGAGGAGGTTCTTCTCCTCCAACTGCAGCTGCAGGCCTGCCGGGCCTTGCAGGACATGTGTTACGTTGAAGTACTCCAGAATACCTTCTGGCAAGAGACAGCGGATAAGAGTGAGGTAAGGATCTTGCAAGGGAAAAGCGTGTGTGGTGAATTATACGCACGCAAAGCTGCTCTTTTTTTCACTGCCCCACAACTATTCCGCTTGATCCGAAATAACCTATAACCTTAGGGGTGAAGTATAGCCCGTAAAAACAATAAGGGTAACATCCGTCTGATGCTACCCTTATCATATCTAACTGCGTTAACAGTTAGCTTAATCTTCCAACCTTTTTATGATACTCTTTTAACGATAGTATGATGGAAAGGTTATGCTACTCTCAAACTTTTTTAAATCAAAAGGGCCGACGTTTCAAGTCGGCCCTTTCTTCAAGCTCGGAAGTTTAAACTTCTTGCGCTGATTACATTATTTTATACGTGCCGTAAATGGCAGTGTTTCAGGAAAAAGTAAGATTAAAATCTTCTTTTACGGAATCCGCCACCGCCGCCGCTTCTTCTATCACCGTCACGGTCACGGTCTCCACCGCCGCTACGACGATCTCTGAAACCACCGCGATCACCACCGTAACCTCCGCGGTCTCCACCTCGGTCACGATCGCCGCCACGGAATCCGCCGCCACCTCTACGGCCGCCTCTGTCCCGGTCACGGTCGCCGCCGCCACCAAAGCCAAAGTCTTCACCGCCTTCTTTCGGGCCGGAGCCTTTCTTCTGCGACTTCTCCACGATTACCAAACGGCCATCATATTCCACGCGTCCGATGCTCTCCACAATTTCTGCGGTATACTCGGTTGGCACTTCTACAAAGCTGAACTTGTCATACAGATCGATATCGCCTACGCGTCCTTCCGGGATGCTCGAGTTCTGCGCCAGCAGGTCGATCAGGTCGCGTGGGTGCACGCGGTCTTTCTTACCGATAGTGATAAACAGGCGGTCCATCCCTTCTTTTACTGCGCTCAGGCCTTTTTCGGCCTCGGCGCCCTTCTCTTTCACCTTCTGCTCTTTCAGGCTCATTTTCAGGAGCGCTGCAGCCACATCAAGCGGCGTAAAGCCTTCCGTTTCATTCACGAAACGCTCAATGCGCGCCACGTGCTTGGCCAGGTGGCCTTTTTCGAGCACTTCCTTCACTTTATCGAAGAAAATATTCGTGCGGATCTCGTTTACGTCTTCCAGGCTAGGCACCTGCTGCAGCACAATCTTGGCCTTGGTATAGCGCATGATGTCCTTCAGCTTGTACCCGTCTGAGCGGCCACCCACAAAGGAGAAAGCCTTGCCAGACTTGCCGGCGCGGCCGGTACGGCCAATACGGTGTACGTACGATTCTTCGTCCTGCGGCAGGTCGTAATTAAACACAGCCTCCACATTCTCCACGTCCAGTCCACGGGCAGCCACGTCTGTAGCCACCAGTATCTCCAGCGTACCGTTACGGAACTTGTTCATCACGGCCGTGCGCTGGTTCTGGTTCAGGTCACCGTGCAGGGCATCGGAGAAGTAGCCGCGGGCCTGCAGCCCACTTACCAGGTCATCTACCATCCGCTTCGTGTTACAGAAGATGATCACCGACTTCATGTTATACATGTCCAGCAGGCGGGACAATACCTCCTGCTTGGCGCTGTTACGCACCTCAAAATAGGCCTGGTCAATGTTGGTCACTGTCAGCTCCTGGTGCACTACTTTTACGAGCACAGGATCGGTCTGGTAACGCTTGGTCATCTCCATGATCGGCTTCGACATGGTCGCCGAGAAGAAGATCGTCTGGCGATTTTCCGGGATGCGCTCCAGCACATACTCGATATCCTCACGGAAGCCCATGTCCAGCATTTCGTCCGCTTCGTCCAGTATGATTTTCTTTACGCCGTCGAGCACCAGGGTGCCGCGGTTGATGTGGTCCATCACGCGACCCGGTGTGCCGATCACGATCTGAACCCCCTGCTTGAGGGCGCGCAGCTGGCGGTCATAGCTCTGGCCACCGTAGATCGGTACCACGCTGATGCCTGGCTTATACTTGGCGAGTTTCTGAATCTCACCGGATACCTGAATGGCCAGCTCACGCGTAGGGCAAAGAATAAGCGCCTGCACACGTCTGTCGTTCGGGTCAATTGTTTCAATGGTTGGGATGCCGAAAGCGGCGGTTTTGCCAGTGCCTGTCTGGGCCTGGCCGATGATGTCTTTTCCTTCTAAAACAACCGGGATTGCTTGTGTCTGGATGGGGGAGGCTTCTTCGAAACCCATGTCAGCGATAGCACGCTGCACTTCCGGCGAAAGCGGAAGCTCTTCAAATCTGATTTTGTTCATCTAACTTTTTATAACTGATACTTCTGGAGGCAGCCTGCTAATCAACCATTCTCTGCACTTAAGAGAGCGACAAATAAAAAACAACTAAGTAGCCAACAGTGTAGTAACCAGTTATCTGTAAATCAGACTGTATCCAAATCAAGCTGCAAATGTACTTACTTTATCCGACAATTACTAATATATGCCGCAGTTTGCTATTATATATTAATTGCATCTCTCATCCAATCTTTTACCCTCAGAATCCGGCGATTTACTCAAAATTATAACGAAAATATGTATACTTAAATTATTGTTCTATATTACAGCTTATTTTAAAATAAATATTAAATAAAGGCAACTATAGATTCCTCAACCCGTAAAATCGGTATATTGACTCGCAAAATAAGTATACTCACCACAGATTATACTTTACAATGAATTAATTTTACCCGGTCCGCGTAATATACTCACACAAGCCGAAAACTTTTAGTCATTTTAGCCAGCTGAGTCTTTATGCTTACCACACGGAATTGCACTGATAGCACTAGAATTTTAATCATAAACACATCTACGAAGCTGTAACAATAGCTTTTTGACCACTTATGCTCTGTTTCAGAAGTTGTAAGTGAATAGTGGCAAAAAATATTAAAAATATCCCTAACCTCTTAAGCTTTACATTATGCTGCACTTCTCCAAAATTTCAACAAAAGGCAAGGATTTTAACCTCATCGCATCAGGCGCGCTGGCCTTTAAGATCCACAACAAGATCCTCAAGGACGAATCATTCCACAAGGGAGCTAAGATCAGCCGCAACATGCTGCTGGGCAGTGCGCCTGCCAAGGCCCTGAATGCCGACCGCCGCAACGTGTTTTATGTGATCCTGTCGGATGTGGACCGCACGAATGTAGAGCAGCTTTGTCAGCTGATTGCTCAAGAGCGCAAGAAAGGCAGCTACGCCGTTTGCCAGGTAATTCCACTCTACTATAACGAGCCGTCGTTTAAAGCCCTGAAAACCCTGCGCCAGAATTTTGATGAGGTGATCGAGCTGAATAAGTTTAACCTGGGCAACAGCAAGGCGCTGATGAGCTCTGAGCAGCAGCGTTGCCTCATCACCGACTATTCCCTCTCCATGGCCCGAATCATGTACCACGTATGCGTGAAAGACTTTGCGGCTGTTGCCACCGAATCAAAAGGCGAGCTGGTGTACGCCGGCTAAGCATAGCTTACTAAAGAAATCTGAAGGCCTCTACCCGGTTTCGGGTAGAGGCCTTTGTGTTTATCTTGTTGTAACGCATGTAGTTATACTTTATTTGCTAATAATATTAGCTTCGCACTTGATTGTTGAGCCGGCAAAGTAGTATCTTTAAAGTATAGCTACCACTGCCATGCCATCCGTTTTTAAGATATACTCCTCCTCTGCCGGCTCCGGCAAAACCTATAACCTGACGAAGGAATACTTAAAACTGGCCCTGCATACGGCCGATCCGGATTATTACCGCGGCATACTGGCCATCACCTTTACCAACGACGCCGCCGCCGAGATGAAGGAGCGTATTCTGGCCGCCCTCCGCAACTTTAACGACGGAGGGCTTTCTGAGCGAGAGCAGGAAAAAAGTGAGAACCTGCTGCGCCAGATCACGGAAGAACTACAGGAGGAGTACCCGGAGGAGCAGTTTGACCTGGAGGAGGTACGCCGACGCGCTGCCCTGCTTTTCCGCCAGATACTCTACAACTACTCCGACTTCAGTGTGAGCACCATTGACAGCTTCGTAAACAAGATCGTGCAGGCTTTTACACGTGAGCTGAACATTCCGCAGAATTTTGAGGTGGACCTGGACTCGAACACCCTGCTGAGCACAGCCGTGTCGCTGCTGCTGGACAAGGTGACCGACTCGAAGGAAGATTTGCTCTCGCAGACACTGGAGCAGTACGCGCTGGAGAAAGCCCGCGAAGGCAAAAGCTGGACCCTGCTGCCCGACGATCTGATGGACTTTGCCCGCAACCTCTTGAACGAGCAGGTGTATGAGGCCATTACCGATCTGCAGCAGCTTAGCCTGGAGGACTTTAAGGAAGTGCGCGAGCAGTTATACCTCGTGCAGCAGCAGGTGGCGGAAACGGTGCAGGAGGCGGCGCAGCAGGCCCTGCAGCTATTCGAAAAAGCCGACGTCTCCCCTACCGATCTCTACCAGGGTAACCGGGGCATCTGGTCGTACTTTAACACCTGGCTAAAAGCAGTAGACCTGAACTATGGCAACAACTATGCACGCCAGACGATTGAGGACGACAAGTGGTACGCCGGCAAAGCTTCCGCTTACGCCAAAGCACAAATCGAAAGTATAAAGCAGCCGCTCACCGATTTATACTTCCACATCGAAAGTATAAAGGCCCAGTATGCCGCCACCTTTACGCTGGTGCAGCAGGTGGTGCCGCACCTGTATAAAGTATCCTTGCTGAACGAGCTGGAGAAGTGCCTGCAGGAGATAAAGTTGGACAAGAACACAGTGCACATCTCCGAGTTTAACAAACGTATCATCGACATTGTGCTCAAAGAGCCGGTGCCCTTTATTTATGAACGCCTGGGCGAGAAGTACCGGCACATCCTGATCGATGAGTTTCAGGACACCTCGGTGCTGCAGTGGAACAACCTGCTGCCGCTGGTAGACAACGCCCTGGCCTCGGGCCATTTCAGCATGGTGGTGGGCGACGCCAAGCAGGCCATTTACCGCTGGCGCGGCGGTGAGATGGAGCAGATTCTGCATCTCTATAAAAATAACACGCGCCAGCTCTACGAGAACCGCCGCCACGGTCCGCTCATCCGCGAGCGCTATGAATCGGTGGACCAGGCGCTGGAGCCGCGGAACTTGAGCGTAAACTACCGCAGCCGCTCCGAGATCATCGGCTTCAACAACGAGCTTTTTACTTTCATCAGCCAGGGGCACCAGGAGTTTGGCATGTTCACGTCCATCTACGACAAAGACTTTACGCAACAGGTACCCACGAGCGACAAGAGCGGCGGCCATATCCAGGTCATGTTCACCCATGATGATGACCTGAACTATACCTATGACCTGAACAGCTGCGGCCGCACCGAGAAGTACTACGACGGTTATAAGCACAAAGAACTGCTGACCTATGATGAGAGTACGCTGAACATGGTGCTGCAGCTGGTGCAGCAGGCCATGGCCGAAGGTTATACCTTGAGAGACATGGCCATCCTTTGCCGCACCAACAGCAAGAGTAAGCTGATTGCTAATTTCCTGAAGGAGCGCAAGTATGACATCATTTCCCAGGACTCGCTTTCGCTGCAGTTTGCCGAGGTCATCAACCTGATCATCGCCATGTTCCGGGTCTTCAACCGGCCCAACGATTCACTGGCTAAGTCAGAGGCCCTGTACCTGGTCTGCAAAGTATCGCTGGGTGTTATTCCGGATGTGGAGATGACCAAGACCGTTGCCGACATTGCCAATGACAAGGATAACCAGTCTTTCTTTGATCAGCTGCGCGTGTTCGGGTTTGATGTGCAGGAGCGCGAGACCGGCAACCTTTCTATCTATGAGCTTACGGAAAAACTGATCCGCATTTTTGATCTGCTGGGCAAGAACAACGAGAGCGAGTACCTCTTCCGCTTCCTGGACCTGGTACTGGAGTATAGCCTCAAGCACAGCAATAACCTCAATAACTTTCTGGCTTACTGGGACGTGCAGAAGGAAAAGCTGAGCATCAACACGCCCAAAGACCGCAATGCCATCACCATTACCAGCATCCACAAGTCTAAGGGCCTGGCTTACCCGATCGTGATCATTCCGTTTGCCGACTGGAGCACAGAGCCCAAACGGGGATCGCTGATGTGGAGCCATTTGCCGGATGAGGTGAGTGTAACAGGTAAGTTGCGCAGCGTGGCAGTTAACATAAGTTCTAAACTGGAGAATACGATACTTACAAAACAGTATAGCACCGAGATTGAGAAAACATTCATCGAGAACCTGAACATGCTCTACGTGGCCCTGACGCGCCCCATCGACAGGCTGTACCTAATCGGCAATGCCAAGGACCTGCTGGAGGAGCGCAAGGCACCGAAGCTGGACGGGCAGGCTAGGAACGTAAGCCACTTACTGTACCGCTTCCTGGTGCACAAAGAGCTATGGGAATTCGGAAAGTTATGCTATCAACTCTCGCAGGGCAAACCGCAGCGTATACAGCACCGCCAGGGTGATGAAAAATCATACTTCCTCGACCACCTGACCTCTGCCGACTGGGAGCAGCGTCTGAAGATAAAACAGCACGCCAACAACGTGTTCGATTTTGAGACGCAGACCGTGCAGCGCCAGCAGAACCGCAAACTGCACTACGCCCTGGCCCGCATCGCCTTTGCACCCGAGTTGGACAAGGTGCTGCGGCAAATGGTGTACGAAGGCATCATCAGCGAGCGCGAGAAGCCGGAGCTAAAGCAGAAACTGACGCAGGTGCTAAACCACCCGAAGCTGAGCCGGTACTTTACCCACCAGGTGGTGGTGGAGCATGAGAAAGAGGTGCTGGACGCCCGCGCCTACCTCTACAAACCTGACCGCATCGTTTTCGACGGCGAGGCCGTGGTATTGATTGAGTTTAAAACGCCACCGCCAGAGCCGGAGCACAAGTATAAACTGGATCATTACGCCGTGCGCTTCCGCCAGTTGGGGTATCAACAGGTAAAATGCGTACTTTATTACTTCGAAACCGAGCAGGTGTTGGAGTGGCAGTACGGCGGCAAAAAGGCAGAGCAACTGGGGTTGTTTTAACCCCGCCGCGTCCCTCCCCTAAAACAGGGAAGGGTGAGATAAGTAGCAGTGTAAGTTTAAAAGTATA is a window of Pontibacter kalidii DNA encoding:
- a CDS encoding ISAon1 family transposase N-terminal region protein, whose amino-acid sequence is MQDPYLTLIRCLLPEGILEYFNVTHVLQGPAGLQLQLEEKNLLPEVYHGQRSESKGFLPEIKLQDFPIRGQQVTLCIKRRRWHLPDSGEVITRDWKLVQQGTRMTSEFAAFLKAALG
- a CDS encoding DEAD/DEAH box helicase gives rise to the protein MNKIRFEELPLSPEVQRAIADMGFEEASPIQTQAIPVVLEGKDIIGQAQTGTGKTAAFGIPTIETIDPNDRRVQALILCPTRELAIQVSGEIQKLAKYKPGISVVPIYGGQSYDRQLRALKQGVQIVIGTPGRVMDHINRGTLVLDGVKKIILDEADEMLDMGFREDIEYVLERIPENRQTIFFSATMSKPIMEMTKRYQTDPVLVKVVHQELTVTNIDQAYFEVRNSAKQEVLSRLLDMYNMKSVIIFCNTKRMVDDLVSGLQARGYFSDALHGDLNQNQRTAVMNKFRNGTLEILVATDVAARGLDVENVEAVFNYDLPQDEESYVHRIGRTGRAGKSGKAFSFVGGRSDGYKLKDIMRYTKAKIVLQQVPSLEDVNEIRTNIFFDKVKEVLEKGHLAKHVARIERFVNETEGFTPLDVAAALLKMSLKEQKVKEKGAEAEKGLSAVKEGMDRLFITIGKKDRVHPRDLIDLLAQNSSIPEGRVGDIDLYDKFSFVEVPTEYTAEIVESIGRVEYDGRLVIVEKSQKKGSGPKEGGEDFGFGGGGDRDRDRGGRRGGGGFRGGDRDRGGDRGGYGGDRGGFRDRRSGGGDRDRDGDRRSGGGGGFRKRRF
- a CDS encoding UvrD-helicase domain-containing protein — its product is MPSVFKIYSSSAGSGKTYNLTKEYLKLALHTADPDYYRGILAITFTNDAAAEMKERILAALRNFNDGGLSEREQEKSENLLRQITEELQEEYPEEQFDLEEVRRRAALLFRQILYNYSDFSVSTIDSFVNKIVQAFTRELNIPQNFEVDLDSNTLLSTAVSLLLDKVTDSKEDLLSQTLEQYALEKAREGKSWTLLPDDLMDFARNLLNEQVYEAITDLQQLSLEDFKEVREQLYLVQQQVAETVQEAAQQALQLFEKADVSPTDLYQGNRGIWSYFNTWLKAVDLNYGNNYARQTIEDDKWYAGKASAYAKAQIESIKQPLTDLYFHIESIKAQYAATFTLVQQVVPHLYKVSLLNELEKCLQEIKLDKNTVHISEFNKRIIDIVLKEPVPFIYERLGEKYRHILIDEFQDTSVLQWNNLLPLVDNALASGHFSMVVGDAKQAIYRWRGGEMEQILHLYKNNTRQLYENRRHGPLIRERYESVDQALEPRNLSVNYRSRSEIIGFNNELFTFISQGHQEFGMFTSIYDKDFTQQVPTSDKSGGHIQVMFTHDDDLNYTYDLNSCGRTEKYYDGYKHKELLTYDESTLNMVLQLVQQAMAEGYTLRDMAILCRTNSKSKLIANFLKERKYDIISQDSLSLQFAEVINLIIAMFRVFNRPNDSLAKSEALYLVCKVSLGVIPDVEMTKTVADIANDKDNQSFFDQLRVFGFDVQERETGNLSIYELTEKLIRIFDLLGKNNESEYLFRFLDLVLEYSLKHSNNLNNFLAYWDVQKEKLSINTPKDRNAITITSIHKSKGLAYPIVIIPFADWSTEPKRGSLMWSHLPDEVSVTGKLRSVAVNISSKLENTILTKQYSTEIEKTFIENLNMLYVALTRPIDRLYLIGNAKDLLEERKAPKLDGQARNVSHLLYRFLVHKELWEFGKLCYQLSQGKPQRIQHRQGDEKSYFLDHLTSADWEQRLKIKQHANNVFDFETQTVQRQQNRKLHYALARIAFAPELDKVLRQMVYEGIISEREKPELKQKLTQVLNHPKLSRYFTHQVVVEHEKEVLDARAYLYKPDRIVFDGEAVVLIEFKTPPPEPEHKYKLDHYAVRFRQLGYQQVKCVLYYFETEQVLEWQYGGKKAEQLGLF